A single window of Nicotiana tomentosiformis chromosome 1, ASM39032v3, whole genome shotgun sequence DNA harbors:
- the LOC117280376 gene encoding uncharacterized protein, protein MSNQVTIGALFQEGRSQVRPPYFNGQHFSYCKVRMEIYAKSYDVKVWRVIKKEYYPLPAAGKPPVDPEDIDEYTDEQMVVVQVNAKAQNLLYNAISGEEYEKVSSCDTANEMWDKLEVTYEGNSKVKETRINLLVHDYELFQMKEGESIEEIFARFSKIIGDMKA, encoded by the coding sequence atgtCAAATCAAGTAACTATTGGAGCACTCTTTCAAGAAGGGAGATCGCAAGTAAGGCCACCATATTTCAATGGACAACACTTCTCTTATTGTAAGGTGCGCATGGAAATTTATGCAAAGTCCTATGATGTCAAAGTATGGCGTGTTATCAAAAAAGAATATTATCCACTTCCAGCAGCAGGAAAACCACCCGTTGATCCTGAAGATATAGATGAGTACACTGACGAGCAAATGGTTGTTGTCCAAGTTAATGCTAAGGCACAAAACTTGCTTTATAATGCTATAAGTGGAGAAGAGTATGAAAAAGTTTCAAGTTGTGATACTGCCAACGAAATGTGGGACAAACTGGAAGTTACTTATGAAGGAAACAGCAAAGTGAAAGAAACTCGGATAAACTTGTTGGTTCACGACTATGAACTCTTCCAGATGAAAGAAGGAGAATCCATTGAGGAAATATTTGCAAGATTCAGCAAAATTATTGGCGATATGAAAGCCTAG